In the genome of Verrucomicrobiota bacterium, one region contains:
- the rpsR gene encoding 30S ribosomal protein S18: MAEEITEENKRSWNPLDLDFTDADILARYVTETGKILPKRMTKLSTRQQRHVTKAIKRSRNMLLML, translated from the coding sequence ATGGCAGAAGAAATCACAGAAGAAAACAAGCGCTCATGGAATCCACTGGACCTGGATTTCACGGATGCAGACATTTTGGCTCGTTACGTTACAGAGACGGGAAAGATCCTTCCTAAACGGATGACCAAGCTTTCTACCCGGCAACAACGCCATGTAACGAAAGCAATCAAGCGCTCACGCAACATGCTTCTGATGTTGTAA
- a CDS encoding DUF5698 domain-containing protein produces the protein MELDLNQLPVGVLAVVVFFSRVLDVSIGTIRTISTIQGRMVLAFVLGLFEVSIWLVVIATVVNTVMERPWLLIFYALGFSTGNVVGIVLERKLALGHSILRIFTGKHGQLIGSTLRENGFRVTSYTGEGASGPVNELHVVCERRLLTKALNLVQTIDPEIFYVCETPTRVRRFGPPMSASTTNLLDIRKRK, from the coding sequence ATGGAATTGGATTTGAATCAATTACCCGTCGGAGTACTGGCGGTGGTAGTGTTTTTTTCGCGAGTGTTGGATGTATCGATCGGTACAATCCGCACGATCTCCACCATCCAGGGACGCATGGTGCTGGCATTTGTGCTGGGTTTGTTCGAAGTTTCCATCTGGCTGGTGGTTATAGCCACCGTAGTGAATACCGTGATGGAACGTCCGTGGCTGCTTATCTTCTATGCCCTGGGATTTTCCACCGGGAATGTAGTGGGTATTGTGCTCGAACGTAAGCTAGCGTTGGGCCATAGTATCCTGCGCATCTTCACCGGAAAGCACGGTCAACTAATCGGCTCGACACTGCGTGAAAACGGTTTTCGGGTAACCAGCTATACGGGAGAGGGAGCAAGCGGCCCCGTCAATGAATTGCACGTCGTTTGTGAGCGACGTTTGCTGACCAAGGCTCTTAACCTGGTGCAGACCATTGATCCGGAGATTTTTTACGTGTGTGAAACACCGACTCGCGTCCGCCGTTTCGGACCACCCATGTCTGCTTCGACCACCAACCTGCTCGATATTCGAAAGCGCAAATAA